A genomic segment from Mauremys mutica isolate MM-2020 ecotype Southern chromosome 26, ASM2049712v1, whole genome shotgun sequence encodes:
- the LOC123356680 gene encoding gastrula zinc finger protein XlCGF49.1-like, with product MLPGRSKGNDSESCALSEKVSESQHRPVENFSSHSDLIKCEIINLEETCYTCHECGKGFNVSSDLLTHQRIHRGERPYMCSECGKSFSYSSHLIIHHRIHTGETPYTCSECGKSFSQSSNLITHYRIHTGMSPYRCSECGKSFSHRSALIRHQGIHTGETPYTCSECGKTFRLSSALTIHWKIHSGETPYTCNNCGKSFSHSSALIRHRRIHTGEMPYTCSECRKPFRHSSALTIHWRIHSGERPYTCNNCGKSFRHSSALIRHQKIHMGENCNKHLE from the coding sequence ATGTTACCAGGAAGATCGAAAGGGAATGATTCCGAGAGTTGTGCACTTTCAGAAAAAGTCTCTGAGAGTCAGCACAGGCCAgtggaaaacttcagtagccactcagaccttattaaaTGTGAGATAATTAACTTGGAAGAGAcatgctacacatgccatgagtgtgggaaaggcttcAATGTGAGCTCTGACCTTCTcacacatcagcgaatccacagaggagagagaccgtacatgtgctctgagtgtgggaaaagcttcagttatagctcacaccttattatacatcatagaatccacactggagagacaccctacacgtgctctgagtgcgggaaaagcttcagtcagagctcaaaccttatcacacattacAGAATCCACACTGGCATGTCACCCTACagatgttctgagtgtgggaaaagcttcagtcatagATCAGCCCTTATTAGACACCAaggaatccacactggagagacaccctacacgtgctctgagtgtgggaaaaccttcaggcTTAGCTCAGCCCTTACCATACACTGgaaaatccacagtggagagacaccctacacatgcaataactgcgggaaaagcttcagtcatagCTCAGCCCTTAttagacatcggagaatccacactggtgaaatgccctacacgtgctctgagtgtagGAAACCCTTCAGGCATAGCTCAGCCCTTACCATACATTggagaatccacagtggagagagaccctacacatgcaataactgcgggaaaagcttcaggcatAGCTCAgcccttattagacatcagaaaatccacatgggcgAGAACTGTAACAAACACCTTGAATAG